A DNA window from Drosophila pseudoobscura strain MV-25-SWS-2005 chromosome 2, UCI_Dpse_MV25, whole genome shotgun sequence contains the following coding sequences:
- the LOC4802731 gene encoding trithorax group protein osa — MATRQDDRGDEIGGGGEPASYHVLPHTEEMANFLAHQQQQQQHQQHHQNFMLHQQHGQAPPGPMMWTPPPPHLGGPFPPHLQQQQPQPPPQPHVYNEYLYNLAYSGQPGQPETYSVLPVGHGNFLKVYHCPESPVNDGTAPHFTHINMASLNHQHPHHQAPPPTPPQPTPLYELFAASPLLPKPEMNMVGASQPQPSQPQQQQQPQQQPQPQAHLQQAKPHPHPHPNPQPPPPPPPQVLHPPSSANLLINNLVNNWSPNLTGGSYIQFGDEINENASNQKESPPPAHHEQTPQATQQPPQQVPEQLSKPASPMPVAAKASKSLPTATVSKSTIVVTGQPDGKKRIVAEVKPMPMSYSDVLSKGTQSSGSGGETRTANGLDYASPQQQQRRQGKEEGVAGREMRTAKRSPLHDAKDTPLLLASNAGHAHGSRGKKRGQSNHAAQLKQQQQQQQTQPQPQPQPQQSATQQAAQIKTNKATNQEKKRPLQTRINVRASEQKTSTSSTPASNSNGNGSAQRENHTSNGNSTTNPAINPGLSSRKPSSSSGKPSANANANQTNSTASSISNSGNSNNTNNNNVSSSSSKRYSSSNMNVNSNNSSGYSYSSKRNRSNNAYSSSSNSPSHASSLSSNRNYELAKRILHTWWIYTLKLLTWLFYLVYDIVVLGFSMAYDRLALAYVAGLAYARQLHKELKQNSGKPSIWWRNYWRRFDARFAKNSRWAFWRRFYKRKPPEPTSESFKTGRLPQTGEEAMYSLLNCKGKDAYSILGVPPDSSQEQIRKHYKKIAVLVHPDKNKQAGAEEAFKVLQRAFELIGEPENRLLYDQSIAETLHAEKAWTELHDLLSQLQSKMAEAANTIRCSTCAQRHPRKLTERPHYAARECASCKIRHSAKDGDIWAETSMMGLRWKYLALMDGKVYDITEWANCQKGALSHLEPNSHMVQYRIVRGAQQQPPSQQPQPHHHPQQQQQQQHPHPHHDRGAHHPGGGVSGVSEATLHEFLDNLYSGQHPGAPNAFAGNARRRARRN, encoded by the exons ATGGCGACACGTCAGGATGACCGCGGCGATGAGATTGGTGGGGGCGGGGAGCCTGCATCCTATCATGTTCTGCCCCACACGGAAGAGATGGCGAATTTTTTGGcccatcaacagcagcagcagcaacatcagcagcatcatcaaAACTTTATGCTTCATCAGCAACATGGTCAGGCTCCGCCCGGACCCATGATGTGGACACCGCCGCCTCCGCACTTGGGTGGCCCGTTTCCGCCGCATcttcagcagcaacagccccaGCCGCCACCGCAGCCCCATGTGTATAATGAATATCTGTACAACCTGGCCTATTCGGGCCAGCCTGGACAGCCCGAGACCTACTCGGTACTGCCCGTGGGGCATGGGAATTTTCTCAAAGTGTATCACTGTCCCGAGAGCCCGGTCAACGACGGCACTGCTCCCCACTTCACGCATATCAACATGGCATCACTGAATCACCAGCATCCACATCACCAAGCCCCGCCACCGACACCCCCCCAGCCGACGCCTCTTTATGAACTTTTCGCCGCAAGTCCGTTGCTGCCAAAGCCGGAGATGAATATGGTGGGTGCATCACAGCCTCAACCCTCACagccccagcaacagcaacagccccaGCAACAGCCTCAGCCCCAAGCCCACCTTCAGCAGGCCAagccccatccacatccacatcccaaTCCACAACCACCTCCGCCCCCTCCTCCGCAAGTCCTCCACCCTCCAAGTAGCGCAAATCTGCTCATCAACAATCTGGTGAACAACTGGTCGCCAAATCTGACTGGAGGCAGCTACATACAATTCGGGGACGAGATCAATGAAAACGCCAGCAACCAGAAGGAGTCACCGCCGCCTGCACACCATGAGCAGACACCGCAGGCGACGCAGCAGCCCCCGCAGCAGGTGCCGGAGCAATTGAGCAAGCCTGCAAGCCCAATGCCTGTGGCCGCAAAGGCCTCCAAGTCTTTGCCAACTGCCACCGTCAGTAAGTCCACTATTGTGGTGACAGGTCAGCCCGATGGCAAGAAGCGCATTGTGGCCGAGGTGAAGCCCATGCCAATGTCCTACTCGGATGTGCTGAGCAAGGGCACGCAGTCGAGCGGCTCAGGAGGCGAGACGCGCACGGCCAACGGATTGGACTATGCAagtccgcagcagcagcagcgacggcagGGTAAAGAGGAAGGCGTCGCCGGTCGGGAGATGCGGACTGCGAAACGTTCTCCATTGCATGATGCAAAGGACACGCCGCTTCTTCTGGCCTCGAATGCTGGTCATGCCCATGGCAGTCGTGGAAAGAAGCGTGGACAATCCAACCACGCGGCACAGctaaagcaacagcaacaacaacagcagacgcagccacagccacagccccagccccagcaatCTGCAACGCAGCAGGCCGCTCAGATCAAAACGAATAAAGCCACCAACCAGGAGAAGAAGCGGCCCTTACAGACAAGGATCAACGTTAGGGCTAGCGAGCAAAAGACAAGCACCTCATCGACTcccgccagcaacagcaatggcaacggcagcgcCCAGAGAGAGAACCACACAAGCAACGGCAATTCGACAACGAATCCTGCCATCAATCCAGGCCTTTCGTCCCGCaagccgagcagcagcagcggcaaacCCAGCgccaatgcaaatgcaaatcagACGAACTCCACTGCCTCATCGATTTCAAATTcgggcaacagcaacaacacaaacaacaacaatgttaGTTCCTCTTCGTCCAAGCGATATTCCTCCTCGAACATGAACGTAAACTCGAATAACAGCTCTGGCTATTCGTACTCCTCGAAGCGCAATCGAAGCAACAACGCCTACTCCTCCTCATCCAACTCGCCCTCCCATGCCAGCAGCTTGTCCAGCAACAGGAACTACGAGCTGGCGAAGCGGATTCTGCACACCTGGTGGATTTACACTCTGAAATTGCTCACCTGGCTGTTCTACCTGGTCTACGACATTGTCGTGCTGGGCTTCAGCATGGCCTATGATAGGCTGGCTTTGGCCTATGTGGCCGGGCTGGCATATGCGCGGCAGCTGCACAAGGAACTGAAGCAGAACTCCGGCAAGCCGAGCATTTGGTGGCGCAACTACTGGCGACGCTTCGATGCCCGTTTCGCCAAGAACTCGCGCTGGGCCTTCTGGCGGCGATTCTACAAGCGGAAACCACCGGAACCCACCTCAGAATCGTTCAAGACGGGACGCCTGCCGCAGACAGGCGAGGAAGCAATGTACTCGCTGCTTAATTGTAAAGGAAAAGATGCATACAG CATACTGGGAGTGCCGCCAGACAGCTCGCAGGAGCAGATCCGCAAGCATTACAAGAAAATTGCGGTGCTGGTGCACCCggacaaaaacaaacaggCTGGCGCGGAGGAGGCTTTCAAGGTGCTCCAGCGGGCCTTCGAGTTGATCGGGGAACCG GAGAACCGACTCCTCTATGACCAAAGCATCGCCGAGACTCTGCACGCCGAGAAGGCCTGGACGGAGCTGCATGATCTGCTGTCGCAGCTGCAATCCAAAATGGCTGAGGCAGCCAACACTATAAG ATGCAGCACCTGTGCCCAACGCCACCCTCGCAAACTAACCGAACGTCCTCACTACGCGGCGCGCGAATGTGCCTCCTGTAAGATACGTCACTCTGCCAAGGAC GGGGATATCTGGGCCGAGACAAGTATGATGGGTCTGCGATGGAAATATTTGGCTCTGATGGATGGCAAGGTGTACGACATAACCGAGTGGGCCAACTGCCAGAAGGGCGCCCTGTCTCATTTGGAGCCCAATTCGCATATGGTGCAGTATCGCATAGTTCGCGGTGCCCAGCAACAGCCGCCATCGCAGCAGCCGCAACCACACCAccacccacagcagcagcagcagcaacagcacccgcacccgcaccacGACCGCGGTGCGCACCATCCAGGCGGTGGAGTCAGCGGCGTTAG CGAGGCCACGCTGCACGAGTTCTTGGACAATTTGTACAGCGGCCAGCATCCGGGTGCGCCCAATGCCTTTGCGGGCAACGCACGACGTCGCGCGCGCCGCAACTGA
- the Lipt2 gene encoding putative lipoyltransferase 2, mitochondrial has protein sequence MCVRRPLVTVVRAGRHSYASGLKLQQLLAKSTQNLGEFAEFRNYIVLQEHDPVYTIGIRSKSYTKDDEDRLRKLGAEFHRTDRGGLITFHGPGQLVAYPILHLRQFKPSIRWYVAALERTVIETCRQLGIPGATTTQDTGIWVGDHKICAIGVHGSRYVTTHGIGLNCCTDLKWFEHIIPCGIEGKGVTSLTKELGRHIGIPEASTAFLSSFANIFDCRVAEQADAVARDTN, from the coding sequence aTGTGTGTGAGACGACCGCTCGTGACTGTGGTGCGCGCTGGACGACATAGCTATGCCAGCGGACTGAAGTtgcaacagctgctggcgaaGTCCACACAAAACTTGGGCGAGTTCGCTGAATTTCGCAATTACATCGTTCTCCAGGAACACGATCCTGTATACACCATAGGAATTCGGAGCAAGAGTTATACGAAAGACGATGAGGATCGGCTCCGAAAATTGGGAGCAGAATTCCATCGCACGGATCGTGGTGGTCTGATTACGTTTCATGGGCCTGGTCAGCTGGTTGCCTACCCCATTCTCCACTTGCGGCAATTCAAGCCGAGTATCCGCTGGTATGTGGCCGCCCTGGAGCGCACGGTAATAGAGACATGCCGACAACTGGGTATTCCAGGTGCTACGaccacacaggacacaggcaTTTGGGTGGGCGACCACAAGATCTGTGCCATTGGCGTGCACGGCTCTCGTTATGTCACCACACACGGAATTGGCTTGAATTGCTGCACTGATCTGAAGTGGTTTGAGCACATCATCCCATGTGGAATCGAGGGCAAAGGTGTAACCTCCCTCACCAAAGAGCTGGGCAGGCACATTGGCATCCCGGAGGCCAGTACTGCCTTTCTCAGCAGTTTTGCCAACATTTTCGACTGTCGTGTAGCAGAGCAGGCCGATGCGGTGGCACGGGACACAAATTAG
- the LOC4802733 gene encoding tRNA (guanine(10)-N2)-methyltransferase homolog, protein MWKKYILWFAQEHVDFRISEFESLAKMFGFQFRRVSEQLLKPFWLVEFPNEKTALQYASRSIALRAIFELYSHSNTLPEFHNRLRSHVDTHHKEIARLFSSDVSFKITVETYNKHFSQREKVEKIETMDYLPIEGTVDLKNPQVEWWYIEFWGLDPKEVPPVPDDILFGRLLAQGQRHLIKDLSLKKRKFIGNTSMDAQLSLLMANQAMVREGDLVFDPFVGTGSLLVSAAKFGGYVLGADIDYMMVHAQCRPSRISQRVRERDESIRANLKQYGCADRYMDVLVADFSNPLWHPRLLFDSIITDPPYGIREATEKVETKKSAKEDTRSEDMVHYPSTSHYSLQSLYCDLLEFSATHLKLGGRLVCWLPFHREDYDEAMLPHHKHLRLVANSEQPLTGNTSRRLLTYEKSSEYSHAEASEPRITHVPTPSEDFRDRYFNNALESRKDRRMRKAELRELGRLEMESRGKIPTDGRAKKCDLNKARFV, encoded by the exons ATGTGgaagaaatatatattatgGTTTGCACAGGAACATGTCGACTTCAGAATATCAGAGTTCGAATCACTTGCTAAGATGTTTGGCTTTCAGTTTCGACGAGTGTCCGAACAGCTGTTG AAACCCTTCTGGCTGGTAGAGTTCCCCAACGAAAAGACTGCTTTGCAGTATGCTTCCCGCTCCATTGCCTTGCGTGCCATATTCGAGCTCTATTCCCACTCCAATACCCTGCCAGAGTTTCACAATAGACTTCGCTCTCACGTGGATACGCACCACAAAGAGATCGCGCGCCTCTTCAGCTCCGATGTTAGCTTTAAAATCACTGTCGAGACCTACAACAAGCATTTTAGTCAGCGGGAAAAAGTTGAGAAGATTGAGACGATGGACTACTTACCCATTGAAGGCACTGTCGATCTGAAGAACCCTCAGGTGGAGTGGTGGTACATAGAATTCTGGGGCTTGGATCCAAAAGAAGTGCCTCCTGTGCCCGACGACATTCTTTTCGGACGGCTTCTGGCTCAGGGTCAGAGGCATTTGATCAAAGATCTCTCTTTGAAGAAGCGAAAATTCATCGGAAACACCAGTATGGATGCTCAGCTGAGTCTGCTCATGGCCAACCAAGCGATGGTGCGTGAGGGCGACTTGGTGTTTGATCCATTCGTCGGGACGGGCTCATTGCTGGTAAGCGCAGCCAAGTTCGGTGGGTATGTCTTGGGAGCCGACATTGATTATATGATGGTGCATGCGCAATGCCGGCCCAGCCGTATATCCCAAAGGGTTCGGGAAAGGGATGAGAGCATCAGGGCGAATCTGAAGCAGTATGGGTGTGCGGATCGCTACATGGATGTGTTGGTAGCCGACTTCTCGAATCCTCTCTGGCACCCTCGCCTTTTATTCGATAGCATCATAACCGATC cTCCATACGGAATACGCGAGGCCACAGAAAAGGTGGAGACCAAAAAGAGTGCCAAAGAGGACACACGAAGTGAGGACATGGTCCACTATCCGTCCACTTCGCACTATTCCCTGCAGAGCTTGTACTGCGATCTGCTCGAGTTTTCTGCGACGCACTTGAAACTAGGAGGACGCCTCGTTTGCTGGCTACCCTTCCATCG AGAGGACTACGATGAGGCAATGCTGCCACATCACAAGCATTTGCGGCTGGTGGCCAACTCCGAACAGCCCTTGACTGGCAACACGTCCCGCCGCCTGCTCACCTATGAGAAGAGTTCGGAGTACAGCCACGCAGAAGCTTCAGAGCCCAGAATAACACATGTACCTACGCCCTCGGAGGACTTTAGAGATCGCTACTTCAACAATGCGCTGGAGTCTCGCAAGGATCGGCGAATGCGCAAGGCAGAACTACGTGAGCTCGGTCGCCTGGAAATGGAAAGTCGGGGGAAGATTCCCACTGACGGGCGCGCAAAGAAATGTGACTTGAACAAAGCCCGTTTCGTCTAG